One region of Limnospira fusiformis SAG 85.79 genomic DNA includes:
- a CDS encoding DNA methyltransferase, whose protein sequence is MTFTKPSSFLQMSLFPESVSTTKVADLMAPKTYTGLAGFHKYWGKKPIESISYLIENCTQEGDIVMDPFLGSGLISRECLLRNRHFIGIDINPFSIEHTSLMLNLPDRQEYYQALIEIETKVAQNIHNTYRTTAGKIASHYLWEGDRIVSVWCKPETGRGRIEIDPSDIDFQSYSAYQHYQPKNFRHLHFFTNSRINVKPTMSVSDIFTGRAMRNIDLLIEAISGYPSSLKRALMLTLTSAAGQMSNMVFAIKNRRNSKRNSHGEKIEVGSWVIGFWLPDTHFEINVWNCFQNRANKLLKSLPEQEKNLFIVSNNLTSLNTLDFHLNSWLINADARIALKEIPSEVVSFICTDPPHSDRIPYLELSELWNSLLGYTVDFEREIVVSNAKERQKSKTIYNADMTEFFVKASRVLKPSGYMALYFNARDRQSWEYLKCIENTSECLKFIGCFPMIYSATSVVQDNRQGAMKSDYIIIYQKQEANGDYPLCSAFTNLPNWSAQLPRKEVE, encoded by the coding sequence ATGACATTCACAAAGCCATCAAGTTTCTTACAGATGAGCCTATTTCCTGAATCAGTATCCACAACTAAGGTAGCTGATTTGATGGCTCCCAAAACATATACTGGTTTGGCTGGTTTTCATAAATATTGGGGCAAGAAACCCATAGAAAGCATCAGTTATCTGATTGAAAACTGTACCCAGGAAGGTGATATCGTCATGGATCCATTTCTCGGTTCCGGTTTAATATCTCGTGAATGCCTGCTGCGAAATCGGCATTTTATTGGCATTGATATCAATCCATTTTCTATCGAGCATACCTCTTTGATGCTCAATCTTCCCGATCGCCAAGAATATTATCAGGCTTTAATCGAAATTGAAACAAAAGTTGCTCAAAATATTCACAATACTTATCGGACAACGGCAGGAAAAATCGCTTCTCATTATCTGTGGGAAGGCGATCGCATTGTATCGGTATGGTGCAAACCAGAAACAGGTCGAGGGCGAATTGAAATTGATCCTTCTGACATAGATTTCCAGTCTTACTCTGCTTACCAACACTACCAACCCAAGAATTTTCGTCATCTCCATTTTTTTACCAATTCTCGGATTAATGTCAAGCCAACTATGTCTGTTAGTGACATCTTTACAGGTCGGGCTATGCGAAATATTGACCTGCTGATTGAAGCAATTTCCGGTTATCCGTCATCCTTGAAACGCGCACTAATGCTGACTTTAACTTCTGCCGCCGGTCAGATGTCTAATATGGTCTTTGCGATTAAGAATCGGCGGAATAGCAAAAGAAACAGCCATGGCGAAAAAATCGAGGTAGGTAGTTGGGTTATTGGGTTTTGGTTGCCCGATACCCATTTTGAAATTAACGTCTGGAATTGCTTCCAAAACCGCGCTAATAAACTGCTTAAATCTCTCCCTGAGCAAGAAAAAAACCTATTTATTGTGTCTAATAATCTAACGTCTCTTAATACTTTAGATTTTCATCTAAACTCATGGCTAATCAATGCAGACGCTAGAATAGCACTGAAAGAAATTCCATCAGAGGTTGTCTCTTTCATTTGCACCGATCCGCCTCATAGCGATCGCATTCCTTATCTGGAATTAAGTGAGTTATGGAATTCATTATTGGGTTACACCGTTGATTTTGAGAGAGAAATTGTGGTGTCGAATGCTAAAGAGCGACAAAAATCAAAGACGATTTATAACGCTGATATGACAGAGTTTTTTGTCAAAGCATCTAGGGTTCTCAAGCCTTCTGGTTATATGGCATTATATTTTAATGCTCGCGATCGGCAAAGCTGGGAATACCTAAAATGTATTGAAAATACATCTGAGTGCTTGAAATTTATCGGCTGCTTCCCGATGATATACTCCGCCACCTCGGTTGTCCAAGATAATCGTCAAGGGGCGATGAAAAGTGACTATATTATCATTTACCAGAAGCAAGAAGCTAATGGTGATTATCCCTTGTGCAGTGCTTTTACCAACTTGCCGAACTGGTCAGCGCAATTGCCCCGAAAAGAAGTAGAGTAA
- a CDS encoding AAA-like domain-containing protein: MYQVGGSLERNAQSYVERQADRELYQHLKAGKFCYVLNSRQMGKSSLLAQTRYRLELDGFRCSSIDLTLVGQDQITSAQWYKGIIVELLRGFKLWEKFQFFKAWWQNQDNLSPVQKLGYFIDDILLPEIPHKNLVIFIDEIDSMLSLDFPSDDFWALIRFLYNQRAINPEYNRLTFAIFGVATPSDLIQDRTRTPFNVGKAIDLTGFTLSEAQILAQGLNITGGDKIAVIERILFWTNGQPFLTQKVCDLINQINLIVNNAPVFIKPGEESQFIDEIIGSKIIYKWQEQDQPEHLMTILNRIKYRVDIIPKMLGIYQKLLEKSPVEVDNTREKSELILSGLVIKNQGSLQIRNLIYQTIFDSTWAAQELANIRPYSQLLYSWVKSDKNDVSRLLTGQALIDAKSWAHSRSLSDLDYQFLAASQELEEQQIKTSLEAARVQEINHRLAQEKKVAKLQRLLLLIATVALTISSGLGVLVWRQNQQVRISEIRALASSSHGLLASHNQLDAMVDAIKAKRRLEGLGKVDSYTESQVTFALNNAIYNSNEFNRLIGHKGSVLSVDISSDGQLIATASNDKTVKIWRQDGTLINTLQHSGTVHRVAFSPDGNLVVSASLDGQVKLWNVDGELWQNIQAHDAAVWGINFSPNGQIIASASGDRTVKLWRLDGTLLQTLTGHTTSVWNVAFDKTSQIVASVSIDGLIKLWSIDGRLLNTIEAHQGAVWGVAFCYDTNLLVSVSTDKTAKIWTIDGTLVRTMQEKDVILGVDCSANGEFIATSGTNNTVTIWKTDGTFIKTLQRHNAVVRGVALSANGLMAASASDDGTVKLWRRNAYLLQPLYNHDDILWNIATSADNQLIAYVSGDQTYLRQTNGQLLSIISHSGKLNRAVAFTPKADILALGANNEVQLWDIRNIRKSPPELLTILTGHETVIYAIAISPDGQMIASAGDDKTIKLWTIDGELINSFPAHSERIWQLTFSPDGQTLISASEDKTVKLWTTEGGLVNTLNQDGVIWGVDINPEGNLIASASRDDTLKLWRLDGSLVRKIRANSGGLTRVTFSPDGQNIATAGVNNQVKLWNLEGELLQTLPGHNAMVVSLAFTADGNFLVSGGDDRTLIIWDLEGIKNLDPMEYACNWVGDYLRTNVEVQDSDRLLCP; encoded by the coding sequence ATGTATCAAGTTGGTGGTAGCTTAGAGCGTAATGCTCAGAGTTATGTAGAAAGACAAGCAGACCGAGAACTTTATCAACATTTGAAAGCCGGAAAGTTTTGTTATGTTCTTAACTCTCGTCAAATGGGGAAATCCTCCTTATTGGCTCAGACAAGATACCGCTTAGAATTAGACGGATTTCGATGTTCTAGTATTGACTTAACCCTAGTAGGTCAAGACCAGATTACTTCTGCACAGTGGTATAAAGGTATTATTGTTGAATTACTCAGAGGATTTAAGTTATGGGAAAAATTCCAATTTTTTAAAGCCTGGTGGCAAAATCAAGATAACCTTTCCCCAGTACAGAAATTAGGCTATTTTATTGATGATATCTTATTGCCAGAAATACCCCACAAAAATCTGGTCATTTTTATAGACGAGATTGATAGTATGTTAAGCCTGGATTTCCCCTCTGATGATTTTTGGGCGTTGATCCGTTTTTTGTATAATCAAAGGGCCATTAATCCTGAATATAATCGCCTCACTTTTGCCATTTTTGGAGTAGCTACACCCTCCGATTTGATTCAAGACCGGACTCGGACACCTTTTAATGTTGGTAAAGCCATAGATTTAACAGGTTTTACCCTCTCAGAAGCACAGATATTAGCCCAAGGATTAAATATCACAGGTGGCGACAAAATAGCAGTTATTGAACGCATTTTATTTTGGACTAATGGGCAGCCTTTTTTAACGCAAAAAGTTTGTGATTTAATTAATCAAATTAATTTGATAGTCAATAATGCACCTGTGTTCATTAAGCCGGGAGAAGAAAGCCAGTTTATCGATGAAATAATTGGGAGTAAAATCATCTATAAATGGCAAGAACAAGACCAGCCAGAGCATTTAATGACTATCTTAAACCGAATCAAGTACAGGGTAGATATCATCCCTAAAATGCTAGGAATTTATCAAAAATTGCTAGAAAAAAGCCCGGTAGAAGTTGATAATACCCGCGAAAAATCCGAGTTAATTCTGTCGGGATTAGTTATTAAAAATCAAGGAAGTTTACAGATAAGAAACCTCATTTATCAAACTATATTTGATTCCACTTGGGCTGCTCAAGAGTTAGCCAATATTCGCCCCTATTCTCAGCTTTTATATTCTTGGGTTAAATCTGACAAAAATGATGTGTCTCGATTACTAACCGGACAAGCGTTAATAGATGCTAAAAGTTGGGCTCATTCCCGGAGTTTAAGTGACTTAGATTATCAATTTTTAGCCGCTAGTCAAGAACTAGAAGAACAGCAAATCAAAACCAGTTTAGAAGCTGCTAGAGTCCAAGAAATCAATCACCGACTCGCTCAAGAAAAAAAAGTCGCAAAATTGCAGCGGCTACTGTTACTGATAGCCACGGTAGCTTTGACCATTTCCTCTGGGTTAGGTGTCTTGGTATGGCGACAAAATCAGCAAGTACGGATTAGTGAAATTAGAGCCTTAGCATCTTCTTCTCATGGTTTATTAGCCTCCCATAACCAGTTAGATGCTATGGTGGATGCTATTAAGGCTAAACGTCGTTTAGAGGGTTTAGGCAAAGTTGATAGCTACACTGAATCCCAAGTTACATTTGCTTTAAATAATGCCATTTATAATAGCAATGAATTTAATCGTTTAATTGGTCATAAAGGCTCGGTTTTGAGTGTAGATATTAGCAGTGATGGTCAGTTAATTGCTACGGCTAGTAATGATAAAACTGTGAAAATTTGGCGGCAAGATGGAACCTTAATTAATACCCTACAACATTCGGGAACAGTCCATCGTGTGGCTTTCAGCCCTGACGGTAATTTGGTGGTTTCTGCTAGTTTAGATGGTCAGGTAAAACTGTGGAATGTAGATGGTGAATTATGGCAAAATATACAAGCTCATGATGCGGCAGTTTGGGGAATCAACTTTAGTCCTAATGGTCAAATTATCGCTTCTGCTAGTGGCGATCGCACTGTTAAATTATGGCGACTAGATGGCACATTGCTACAAACTTTGACAGGACATACAACCAGTGTTTGGAATGTGGCTTTTGATAAAACCAGTCAAATAGTAGCTTCTGTCAGCATTGATGGTTTAATCAAATTATGGAGTATCGATGGCAGATTATTAAACACCATAGAAGCACATCAAGGAGCTGTTTGGGGTGTAGCATTTTGTTATGATACCAATTTACTGGTATCTGTCAGCACAGATAAAACAGCTAAAATCTGGACAATAGATGGCACCTTGGTGAGAACTATGCAGGAAAAAGATGTAATTCTTGGGGTTGATTGTAGTGCTAATGGTGAATTCATTGCCACCAGTGGTACAAATAATACAGTAACCATTTGGAAAACAGACGGCACTTTTATCAAAACCTTACAACGACATAATGCCGTGGTTAGAGGTGTGGCATTAAGCGCTAATGGTTTGATGGCTGCTTCCGCTAGTGATGATGGAACCGTCAAACTATGGCGACGTAACGCATATTTATTACAACCCCTGTATAATCACGATGATATCCTGTGGAATATAGCCACCAGTGCCGATAATCAATTGATTGCTTATGTGTCTGGTGATCAAACTTATTTAAGACAAACAAATGGTCAGCTTTTAAGCATAATTAGTCACTCAGGAAAGTTAAATCGCGCTGTGGCTTTTACTCCCAAGGCAGATATATTAGCACTTGGTGCTAATAATGAAGTTCAACTTTGGGATATTAGAAATATCAGAAAATCTCCACCCGAACTACTCACCATATTAACTGGACATGAAACAGTTATTTATGCTATTGCTATTAGTCCTGATGGTCAAATGATTGCTTCCGCTGGGGATGATAAAACCATTAAATTATGGACGATTGATGGGGAACTGATCAATAGTTTTCCGGCTCATAGTGAAAGGATTTGGCAACTAACCTTTAGTCCAGATGGTCAAACTCTTATCTCTGCTAGTGAAGATAAGACTGTCAAATTATGGACTACAGAGGGTGGGCTTGTGAACACCCTAAATCAAGATGGAGTTATTTGGGGAGTTGACATTAATCCTGAAGGAAATTTGATTGCTTCTGCTAGTCGTGATGATACTTTAAAACTGTGGAGATTAGATGGTAGTTTGGTCAGAAAAATTCGAGCGAACAGCGGTGGATTAACCAGGGTTACCTTTAGTCCAGACGGTCAAAATATCGCCACTGCTGGTGTTAACAATCAGGTGAAATTGTGGAATCTTGAAGGGGAGTTACTCCAAACTTTACCCGGACATAATGCTATGGTAGTCAGTCTAGCATTTACGGCTGATGGTAATTTTTTGGTATCTGGTGGGGATGACCGGACGCTGATTATATGGGATTTAGAGGGAATTAAAAATCTCGATCCTATGGAATATGCCTGCAATTGGGTCGGGGATTATCTGCGGACTAATGTGGAGGTACAAGATAGCGATCGCCTTTTGTGTCCCTAA
- a CDS encoding tetratricopeptide repeat protein, protein MMRRLILFLTVVFCWLWLGVVSPYNLAWAATDTVGETVAEISTLSLDELLERAFATSQAGRFAEAENYWTEIINRYPDNPAMWSNRGNIRVSQNRLTEAIGDYNRAIELAPTAADPYLNRGVAYEGLGRWSDAIADYNRTLELSPSDAIAYNNRGNAEAGQENWEAAIADYFQAAELDPNYAFARANYALALYQTGETKEAIRNIKNLIRKYPNFADMRAALTACLWDSGKIGEAESNWVAAIGLDPRYRDIDWVANIRRWPPALVAALDRFLNLK, encoded by the coding sequence ATGATGCGCCGATTGATACTTTTTCTAACCGTGGTATTTTGCTGGCTATGGCTAGGGGTAGTATCGCCATATAATTTAGCCTGGGCTGCTACTGACACCGTGGGGGAAACGGTAGCGGAAATCTCTACTTTATCATTGGATGAACTACTAGAGAGGGCTTTTGCGACTAGCCAAGCGGGACGGTTTGCGGAAGCTGAGAATTACTGGACTGAAATTATTAATCGTTACCCGGATAACCCGGCTATGTGGAGTAACCGAGGTAATATCCGAGTTAGCCAAAACCGCCTCACGGAAGCCATAGGGGACTATAACCGGGCTATTGAATTAGCGCCGACGGCTGCGGACCCTTACCTTAACCGGGGAGTGGCTTATGAGGGTTTGGGGCGTTGGTCTGATGCGATCGCTGATTATAATCGGACTTTAGAGTTAAGTCCCTCTGATGCGATCGCCTATAATAATCGAGGTAATGCGGAAGCCGGACAAGAAAACTGGGAAGCGGCGATCGCCGACTATTTCCAGGCGGCGGAATTAGACCCTAACTATGCTTTTGCTAGGGCTAACTACGCCCTGGCTTTGTATCAGACTGGTGAGACTAAAGAAGCTATCCGCAACATCAAAAATCTGATTCGGAAATACCCCAATTTTGCCGATATGCGGGCAGCTTTAACCGCCTGTTTGTGGGATAGTGGTAAAATAGGGGAAGCCGAAAGTAATTGGGTAGCAGCCATTGGATTAGACCCCCGTTATCGAGATATTGATTGGGTAGCTAATATCCGTCGTTGGCCTCCCGCTTTGGTGGCAGCCTTAGACAGATTTTTGAATCTCAAATAG
- a CDS encoding ribbon-helix-helix domain-containing protein: MTATVPSNKPKLQVYLDEQMLEEGKKLAEKRQRSLSSLIRRLLQLEIEEAKNKGEI, translated from the coding sequence ATGACTGCCACAGTGCCTAGCAACAAGCCAAAGCTACAGGTTTACCTGGATGAACAGATGTTAGAAGAGGGTAAAAAATTGGCAGAGAAGAGACAAAGATCTCTTTCAAGCCTTATCCGCCGCCTGTTGCAGTTGGAAATTGAGGAAGCCAAGAACAAAGGTGAAATTTGA
- a CDS encoding DUF1517 domain-containing protein yields the protein MLKNLLAIVKPFFKPLIAIALVIALGFSHADSALAARSGGRIGGGSFRAPSRTLAPSPRQAPGGGYYGGGGFGFPFLLPFFGFGGFGGLFSILIFVAIANFIVRSFRAVGEGVQEAEYNNPTVSVAEVQVGLLAEGRYLQQDLARLAATADTGTPEGRAQVLQEATLALLRHPEYWVYGASEADRMRLNSAEAKFNQLAIAERSKFTEETLSNFNNQRISATDDKGAIVSQDATENPGEYIIVTLVVGVLGQLELPKIESSQDLRQAISRLGSIGSEQLLAIEVLWTPQASGDTLSTDDILAYYPNLRLV from the coding sequence ATGTTGAAAAATTTGTTGGCAATTGTTAAACCGTTTTTTAAACCACTAATAGCGATCGCCCTGGTTATCGCCCTAGGATTTAGCCATGCTGACAGCGCCCTAGCAGCCAGGAGTGGTGGTCGGATTGGCGGTGGTTCATTTCGCGCCCCCAGTCGCACACTAGCCCCCAGTCCCAGACAAGCCCCAGGGGGTGGATATTACGGCGGCGGTGGGTTTGGATTTCCATTTTTACTTCCCTTCTTTGGTTTTGGCGGTTTCGGAGGACTATTTTCTATCCTGATTTTCGTGGCCATTGCCAATTTTATCGTGAGAAGTTTCCGCGCTGTCGGTGAAGGAGTCCAAGAAGCCGAATATAATAATCCCACAGTTTCCGTGGCTGAGGTACAGGTGGGTTTATTAGCTGAGGGTCGCTACCTCCAACAGGACCTCGCGCGTCTCGCCGCCACTGCTGACACCGGAACCCCAGAAGGTCGCGCCCAAGTCCTTCAGGAAGCGACTTTAGCCCTACTACGTCACCCAGAATATTGGGTCTATGGTGCGAGTGAGGCGGATCGGATGCGTTTAAATTCGGCGGAAGCGAAATTTAATCAGTTGGCGATCGCAGAACGTAGTAAGTTTACCGAAGAAACTCTCTCAAACTTCAATAATCAGCGCATTTCTGCTACTGATGACAAAGGGGCGATCGTCAGTCAAGATGCTACCGAAAATCCAGGGGAATATATTATTGTCACCCTAGTTGTGGGAGTTTTGGGTCAGCTTGAATTGCCTAAAATTGAAAGTTCCCAGGATTTGAGACAGGCGATCAGTCGTTTAGGTTCCATTGGTAGTGAACAGCTATTGGCGATCGAAGTTCTTTGGACTCCCCAAGCCAGTGGCGATACCCTTAGCACTGATGATATTTTGGCTTACTATCCTAATCTCAGATTGGTTTAG
- a CDS encoding ABC transporter ATP-binding protein, whose product MLSSQQQRSLETDWRLFLRLRDYAKRHKKLLAIAIILLIPLSISSAIQPILIGQTISLIRQEPTYKFLQGLSLSAGLNLLAFLLLLTISLRFTLQAIQGYVVQTVGQKMTADIRNDLFDHVTSLAVRFFDRTPVGKLITRLTSDVDALGDVFSTGAIGIISDLFSILVIAIAMFSLQWQLALMLVLSMFPVTAIIIYFQQQYRTANYKAREELSDLNAQLQENLIGIGVVQLFRRERYNAELFHITNQRYIKAVDKTIFYDSAVSATLEWIALIAIAAVLWFGGKQVLNQTLSFGILSTFILFAQRLFDPLRQFADKFTAIQAGLTAVERINDILNQPIEIRDPEIGKASVLPTNKYEAIGEIKFENVYFAYKNDEYVIQNLNFTIHPGEKVALVGPTGAGKSSIIRLLCRLYEPSRGRILIDGIDIRDLPQAELRRHVGVILQDGFLFAGDVKSNITLGETYTIDAIRQAAEKTNVSQFIEALPEGYDTELRERGTNLSSGQKQLLAFARVAIRNPQILVLDEATANLDVMTESLIQDALDRMLIGKTAIIIAHRLSTIKNVDRILVLQRGRLIESGSHDQLLNQGGLYASLYQLQMLGS is encoded by the coding sequence ATGCTTTCATCTCAACAACAAAGAAGCCTAGAAACGGACTGGCGGCTATTTTTGCGATTGCGAGACTATGCCAAACGCCATAAAAAACTGTTGGCGATCGCTATTATTTTACTCATTCCTCTCTCTATTTCTAGTGCGATCCAACCTATTTTGATTGGACAAACTATTTCACTAATTCGCCAAGAACCCACCTATAAATTTTTACAGGGATTATCTCTATCAGCAGGCTTAAATCTCTTAGCTTTCCTGTTATTATTGACAATTTCCCTCAGATTCACTCTTCAGGCTATCCAAGGATATGTCGTCCAGACCGTTGGACAAAAAATGACCGCAGATATTCGTAACGATTTATTTGACCATGTTACCTCTTTAGCTGTCAGATTTTTTGACCGCACTCCTGTCGGAAAACTCATTACTCGTCTCACCAGTGATGTCGATGCTTTGGGGGATGTATTCTCTACTGGTGCTATTGGCATTATTAGCGATTTATTCTCGATTTTAGTAATTGCGATCGCCATGTTTAGCCTTCAGTGGCAGTTGGCTTTAATGTTGGTTTTATCTATGTTCCCCGTCACCGCAATAATTATCTATTTTCAACAACAATATCGCACCGCTAATTATAAAGCACGGGAGGAACTCTCGGACCTCAACGCACAACTACAAGAGAATTTGATTGGTATTGGAGTCGTGCAACTATTTCGCCGGGAACGTTACAATGCCGAGTTATTTCACATCACCAATCAGCGTTATATTAAAGCCGTTGATAAAACCATTTTTTATGATTCGGCTGTCTCGGCAACCTTAGAATGGATTGCCCTAATAGCGATCGCCGCCGTCCTCTGGTTTGGAGGCAAACAAGTATTAAATCAAACCCTCAGCTTTGGCATACTTTCCACCTTTATACTATTCGCCCAACGTCTATTTGACCCCCTCCGACAATTTGCCGATAAATTTACCGCTATTCAAGCCGGTTTAACTGCTGTGGAAAGGATTAATGACATTCTGAACCAACCCATAGAAATCCGCGACCCCGAAATCGGAAAAGCCAGTGTTTTACCAACTAATAAATATGAGGCGATCGGCGAAATCAAATTTGAAAACGTCTATTTTGCCTATAAAAATGATGAATATGTAATCCAAAACCTTAATTTCACTATTCATCCTGGCGAAAAAGTCGCCCTAGTCGGACCTACTGGTGCTGGCAAAAGTTCTATTATTCGGCTATTATGTCGTTTATACGAACCTAGTCGCGGTCGCATTTTAATCGATGGCATTGATATCCGTGATTTACCTCAAGCCGAATTACGTCGCCATGTGGGGGTAATCTTACAAGATGGGTTTCTATTCGCCGGAGATGTTAAAAGTAATATTACCCTGGGGGAAACCTATACAATCGATGCCATTCGACAGGCGGCGGAAAAGACGAATGTATCTCAGTTTATTGAGGCTTTACCCGAAGGTTATGATACCGAACTTAGGGAAAGAGGCACTAATCTTTCCAGTGGTCAAAAACAGCTTTTAGCTTTTGCTAGGGTAGCCATTAGAAACCCGCAAATATTAGTTTTAGATGAAGCGACTGCTAACCTAGATGTGATGACAGAATCCCTAATTCAGGATGCCCTTGATCGGATGTTAATCGGCAAAACTGCCATTATTATTGCCCACCGTTTATCAACGATTAAAAATGTCGATCGCATTTTAGTTTTACAGCGAGGAAGACTGATAGAGTCCGGTTCCCATGACCAATTATTAAACCAGGGCGGACTCTACGCCAGTCTGTATCAGTTACAGATGTTAGGTTCGTGA
- the glmU gene encoding bifunctional UDP-N-acetylglucosamine diphosphorylase/glucosamine-1-phosphate N-acetyltransferase GlmU, with protein sequence MVAVAILAAGRGTRMKSDLPKVLHQLGGRSLVEWVLESARDLQPLRKLVIVGYGGDQVQTSLMAKYADAGLEFVEQKQQLGTGHAIQQVLPYLQDFTGDLLVLNGDVPLLRPHTLQQLMTIHKQQGNAATILTANLPNPTGYGRVFCDSKNLVKEIVEHRDCTEAQKQNHRINAGVYCFNWQALAKILPHLKADNDQQEYYLTDTVHDLDPVMAVDVEDFREIMGINNRRHLAAAHEVFQEWIKEEWMDAGVTLIDPDSITIDDTVQLEPDVIIEPQTHLRGKTLIRSGSRIGPGSLIENSEIGENVTVLYSVISDSTIASNTRIGPYTHLRGHANIAEGCRIGNFVELKNAEVGPKTNIAHLSYIGDATLGEKVNIGAGTITANYDGFKKHHTTIGDRTKTGSNSVIVAPVTLGNDVTVAAGSVITNDVPDDSLAIARERQIVKHNWRSNQPQD encoded by the coding sequence ATGGTAGCAGTAGCAATTCTAGCAGCAGGACGAGGAACCCGCATGAAATCTGACCTTCCCAAGGTCTTACATCAATTGGGAGGGCGATCGCTTGTCGAATGGGTTTTAGAAAGCGCCCGAGACTTACAACCCTTACGAAAGTTGGTGATTGTCGGTTATGGCGGCGATCAAGTCCAGACTTCTCTGATGGCGAAATATGCGGACGCAGGCTTAGAATTTGTCGAACAGAAACAACAGTTAGGTACTGGTCACGCTATCCAACAGGTTTTACCCTATTTACAGGATTTTACTGGGGATTTACTGGTTCTTAACGGGGATGTGCCACTACTGAGACCCCACACCCTGCAACAGTTGATGACGATTCATAAACAACAGGGAAATGCTGCTACTATTTTAACGGCGAATTTGCCGAATCCCACCGGATACGGTCGAGTTTTTTGTGATAGTAAAAACCTGGTTAAAGAAATTGTCGAACATCGTGATTGTACGGAAGCGCAAAAGCAAAATCATCGCATAAATGCCGGAGTTTATTGTTTTAATTGGCAGGCTTTAGCTAAAATTCTGCCCCATTTAAAAGCAGACAACGACCAACAGGAATATTATTTAACTGATACGGTTCATGACCTAGACCCGGTAATGGCGGTTGATGTGGAAGATTTCCGGGAAATTATGGGTATCAATAATCGTCGCCATTTAGCCGCCGCCCATGAGGTATTTCAAGAATGGATTAAGGAAGAATGGATGGATGCGGGTGTAACTTTGATAGACCCTGATAGTATTACTATTGATGATACGGTGCAATTGGAACCAGATGTCATTATTGAACCACAAACTCACCTGCGAGGAAAAACTCTGATTAGGTCGGGAAGTCGTATCGGACCGGGAAGTTTAATTGAGAATAGCGAAATCGGGGAAAATGTGACGGTTTTATATTCGGTGATTTCTGATAGCACGATCGCCTCTAATACCCGTATCGGTCCATATACCCATTTACGAGGTCATGCTAACATAGCTGAGGGGTGCAGAATTGGCAACTTTGTGGAGTTGAAAAATGCGGAAGTCGGACCAAAAACTAATATTGCCCATTTATCCTATATTGGGGATGCGACCCTAGGGGAAAAAGTTAATATTGGCGCGGGAACTATTACGGCTAATTATGATGGATTTAAGAAACATCACACCACTATAGGCGATCGCACTAAAACCGGCTCTAACAGCGTCATAGTTGCCCCTGTAACCCTCGGAAATGATGTGACAGTAGCAGCAGGGTCTGTGATTACTAATGACGTGCCAGACGACTCCTTAGCGATCGCCAGAGAAAGGCAAATCGTCAAACATAATTGGCGATCGAACCAGCCACAGGATTAA